The Cellulosimicrobium cellulans genome contains the following window.
CCGTCTCGGGGTTGTGCACGAGCACCTCGGCGACGTACCAGTCCTCGTGCTCGTCCGAGCGGTCGAGCCGCGCGGGGGCGAGGCGGGGCTCGCCGTCGCGCACGGTGCGCAGCCACACGTCGCGCACGCCCACCGACCGGGGCACGCGCACGCGGACGGGGACCGTGTCCCCGAGGGCGGGCACGCCCTCGGGGACGTACAGCGCCGAGCCGTCGTGGTGCGGGACGGAGGTCGCGACGTCACGCACGCGGTCAGCCCTTCACGGACCCGGCGGTGAGCCCGCCGACGATGTACTTCTGGAGGAAGAGGAACAGCACGAGGATCGGGATCGCGGCGAGCACGGCACCGGCGGCGAACAGGCCCCACGGCGCGTTGCGCTCGTCCGACGCCCACTGGTACAGGCCGACGGCGAGCGTCAGCTTCTCGGACGACTGCAGCACCGTCTTGGCGATGATGAACTCGCCGTAGGTCCCGACGAACGAGAGCAGCCCCACGACCGCGAGGATCGGCGCGACGAGGCGCAGCACGATCGTCCAGAAGATCTGCGCGTGCGTCGCCCCGTCGATGCGGGCCGCCTCGTCGATCTCGCGCGGCACGGTGTTGAAGAACCCGTACATGAGGAACGTGTTCACGCCCAGCGCGCCGCCCAGGTACACCATGATCAGCGCGAGGTGGTTGTCCGTGCCGAGCGCCGGGAACACGTCGCCGAGCGCGAGCAGCAGCAGGAAGATCGCGACGACCGCGAGCATCTGCGGGAACATCTGCACGAGCAGCAGCGTGGTGAGCGTCCCGCGGCGTCCCGAGAAGCGGAAGCGCGAGAACGCGTACGCGGCCGCGCCGCCCATGAGCACGGTCCCGACCGCCGTGACGGACGAGACGAGCAGCGAGTTGACGAACCAGCTCGGGAAGTCCGTGCCGAACAGCTCGGCGTAGTTGGCGCGGTCGACCGTGCGGAACAGGTCGTTCGAGCCCGTGAGCGTGCCGCCCGGGTTGAGCGACGCCGAGAGGACGTACAGCAGCGGGATCACGCAGTAGACGATCGCGACGACGCCCACGACGTGGCGCCAGCCGACCTCGGACCACCAGCGCCGGCCACGCGGGCGGCTCGTGTCGCGCAGCGGGGTGGAAGGTGTGCCCGCGCCCGAGCCGGGGCGGGACGACGTGGCGCTCGCGGGCGTGCCGGGCGCCGTGACGGTCAGGTCGCTCATGTCACAGCTCCTCGAGGGTGCGGGTCCGGCGGAAGCCGAGCCACGAGATCAGTCCGACGATGACGAAGATGAGCAGCGAGACCGCGCTCGCGAGCCCGTACTGCTTGATGCCCGAGTCGAACGCCACGGAGTAGACCATCGAGATGAGGATGTCCGTCGACCCGACGAGGATCGGCGAACCCTCGAAGTTCGGCCCGCCGCCCGTGAGCATGTAGATGAGCGTGAAGTTGTTGAAGTTGAAGGCGAACGACGAGATGAGCAGCGGCGCGACCGAGATCATCAGCAGCGGCAGCACGATCGAGCGCACCGTGCGCCAGCGGCTCGCGCCGTCCATGCGGGCCGACTCCAGGACGTCCGAGGGGATCGACTGGAGCGCACCCGTGCAGATGAGGAACATGTACGGGAAGCCGAGCCACAGGTTGACGCCGAGGACGGAGAGCTTCGCGAGCCACGGGTCGGTGAGCCACGGGATCTCGGCGCCGCCGAGCAGGACCTCGTTGACGAACCCGAACCGCTCGTTGAGCATGCCCTTCCACACGAGCGCCGCGAGGAAGCCCGGGAACGCGTACGGGAGGATGAGGAGCGCCCGGTACACCTTGCGACCGCGCACACGGGGGTCGTTGAAGGTCATCGCGAGGAAGAGCCCGAGCACGAACGTCGATGCGACGGACACGAACGCGAAGACGAAGGTCCACACGAGGATCTGCAGGAACGGCCCGGAGACGCGGTCGTCGGTGAAGATCTTGGTGAAGTTCTCGAACCCGACGCCGACGCGCCAGCCCGGCGTGAGCGCCTCACCCTCGGCGGAGACGAAGCTCCCGCGGTCGTCGGGCGTGTAGGTCGTGCCCGTCTCGGTGTTCGTGAAGGTGTCGGTGGCCTCGTCGTACTGCAGCACGGGGAGGAAGACGTAGGAGACGGAGCCGTCCTGCGTCCGCAGGCCGCCGTCCGCCGGGTCGTCGGAGACCGGCACGCGCAGCTGCGTGATCTCACCCGACCGGGCGGCGATCTGCGCGAAGTCGAGGACCTCGTAACCGTCGACCGC
Protein-coding sequences here:
- a CDS encoding sugar ABC transporter permease, encoding MSDLTVTAPGTPASATSSRPGSGAGTPSTPLRDTSRPRGRRWWSEVGWRHVVGVVAIVYCVIPLLYVLSASLNPGGTLTGSNDLFRTVDRANYAELFGTDFPSWFVNSLLVSSVTAVGTVLMGGAAAYAFSRFRFSGRRGTLTTLLLVQMFPQMLAVVAIFLLLLALGDVFPALGTDNHLALIMVYLGGALGVNTFLMYGFFNTVPREIDEAARIDGATHAQIFWTIVLRLVAPILAVVGLLSFVGTYGEFIIAKTVLQSSEKLTLAVGLYQWASDERNAPWGLFAAGAVLAAIPILVLFLFLQKYIVGGLTAGSVKG
- a CDS encoding ABC transporter permease subunit, whose translation is MSKQDTAPRPTSPTGTGVDDAPRNESHARQMSPGFWVKLVLMALVNALGLYGVWTAAAVGSWGIVAVLVAAVAVADWVYFSRRMVPAKYLYPGLLLLLVYQLFVMVYTGYVAFTNYGDGHNSTKTDAIEAISAQNERRVEGSEAYPLTVVTSGDDLAFAVVRDGEVEVGDAETPLAPADGEAEGDRVVAVDGYEVLDFAQIAARSGEITQLRVPVSDDPADGGLRTQDGSVSYVFLPVLQYDEATDTFTNTETGTTYTPDDRGSFVSAEGEALTPGWRVGVGFENFTKIFTDDRVSGPFLQILVWTFVFAFVSVASTFVLGLFLAMTFNDPRVRGRKVYRALLILPYAFPGFLAALVWKGMLNERFGFVNEVLLGGAEIPWLTDPWLAKLSVLGVNLWLGFPYMFLICTGALQSIPSDVLESARMDGASRWRTVRSIVLPLLMISVAPLLISSFAFNFNNFTLIYMLTGGGPNFEGSPILVGSTDILISMVYSVAFDSGIKQYGLASAVSLLIFVIVGLISWLGFRRTRTLEEL